The following coding sequences lie in one Pan paniscus chromosome X, NHGRI_mPanPan1-v2.0_pri, whole genome shotgun sequence genomic window:
- the MXRA5 gene encoding matrix-remodeling-associated protein 5, which translates to MLPAHRSRVRRLPKDRYPRIRHPDKMPKRAHWGALSVVLILLWGHPRVALACPHPCACYVPSEVHCTFRSLASVPAGIAKHVERINLGFNSIQALSETSFAGLTKLELLMIHGNEIPSIPDGALRDLSSLQVFKFSYNKLRVITGQTLQGLSNLMRLHIDHNKIEFIHPQAFNGLTSLRLLHLEGNLLHQLHPSTFSTFTFLDYFRLSTIRHLYLAENMVRTLPASMLRNMPLLENLYLQGNPWTCDCEMRWFLEWDAKSRGILKCKKDKAYEGGQLCAMCFSPKKLYKHEIHKLKDMTCLKPSIESPLRQNRSRSIEEEQEQEEDGDSQLILEKFQLPQWSISLNMTDEHGNMVNLVCDIKKPMDVYKIHLNQTDPPDIDINATVALDFECPMTRENYEKLWKLIAYYSEVPVKLHRELMLSKDPRVSYQYRQDADEEALYYTGVRAQILAEPEWVMQPSIDIQLNRRQSTAKKVLLSYYTQYSQTISTKDTRQARGRSWVMIEPSGAVQRDQTVLEGGPCQLSCNVKASESPSIFWVLPDGSILKAPMDDPDSKFSILSSGWLRIKSMEPSDSGLYQCIAQVRDEMDRMVYRVLVQSPSTQPAEKDTVTIGKNPGESVTLPCNALAIPEAHLSWILPNRRIINDLANTSHVYMLPNGTLSIPKVQVSDSGYYRCVAVNQQGADHFTVGITVTKKGSGLPSKRGRHPGAKALSRVREDIVEDEGGSGMGDEENTSRRLLHPKDQEVFLKTKDDAINGDKKAKKGRRKLKLWKHSEKEPETNVAEGRRVFESRRRINMANKQINPERWADILAKVRGKNLPKGTELPPLIKTTSPPSLSLEVTPPFPAVSPPSASPVQTVTSAEESSADVPLLGEEEHVLGTISSASMGLEHNHNGVILVEPEVTSTPLEEVVDDLSEKTEEITSTEGDLKGTAAPTLISEPYEPSPTLHTLDTVYEKPTHEETATEGWSAADVGSSPEPTSSEYEPPLDAVSLAESEPMQYFDPDLETKSQPDEDKMKEDIFSHLTPTPTIWVNDSGTSQLFEDSTIGEPGVPGQSHLQGLTDNIYLVKSSLSTQDTLLIKKGMKEMSQTLQGGNMLEGDPTHSRSSESEGQESKSITLPDSTLGIMSSMSPVKKPAETTVGTLLDKDTTTATTTPRQKVAPSSTMSTHPSRRRPNGRRRLRPNKFRHRHKQTPPTTFAPSETFSTQPTQAPDIKISSQVESSLVPTAWVDNTVNTPKQLEMEKNAEPTSKGTPRRKHGKRPNKHRYTPSTVSSRASGSKPSPSPENKHRNIVTPSSETILLPRTVSLKTEGPYDSLDYMTTTRKIYSSYPKVQETLPVTYKPTSDGKEIKDDVATNVDKHKSDILVTSESITNVIPTSCSLVSTMGEFKEESSPVGFPGTPTWNPSRTAQPGRLQTDIPVTTSGENLTDPPLLKELEDVDFTSEFLSSVTVSTPFHQEEAGSSTTLSSIKVEVASSQAETTTLDQDHLETTVAILLSETRPQNHTPTAARMKEPASSSPSTILMSLGQTTTTKPALPSPRISQASRDSKENVFLNYVGNPETEANPVNNEGTQHMSGPNELSTPSSDQDAFNLSTKLELEKQVFGSRSLPRGPDSQRQDGRVHASHQLTRVPAKPILPTATVKLPEMSTQSASRYFVTSQSPRHWTNKPEITTYPSGVLPENKQFTTPRLSSTTTPLPLHMSKPSIPSKFTDRRTDQFNGYSKVFGNNNIPEARNPVGKPPSPRIPHYSNGRLPFFTNKTLSFPQLGVTRRPQIPTSPAPVMRERKVNPGSYNRIHSHSTFHLDFGPPAPPLLHTPQTTRSPSTNLQNIPMVSSTQSSVSFITSSVQSSGSFHQSSSKFFAGGPPASKFLSLGEKPQILTKSPQTVSVTAETDTVFPCEATGKPKPFVTWTKVSTGALMTPNTRIQRFEVLKNGTLVIRKVQVQDRGQYMCTASNLHGLDRMVVLLSVTVQQPQILASHYQDVTVYLGDTIAMECLAKGTPAPQISWIFPDRRVWQTVSPVEGRITLHENRTLSIKEASFSDRGIYKCVASNAAGADSLAIRLHVAALPPVIHQEKLENISLPPGLSIHIHCTAKAAPLPSVRWVLGDGTQIRPSQFLHGNLFVFPNGTLYIRNLAPKDSGRYECVAANLVGSARRTVQLNVQRTAANARITGTSPRRTDVRYGGTLKLDCSASGDPWPRILWRLPSKRMIDALFSFDSRIKVFANGTLVVKSVTDKDAGDYLCVARNKVGDDYVVLKVDVVMKPAKIEHKEENDHKVFYGGDLKVDCVATGLPNPEISWSLPDGSLVNSFMQSDDSGGRTKRYVVFNNGTLYFNEVGMREEGDYTCFAENQVGKDEMRVRVKVVTAPATIRNKTYLAVQVPYGDVVTVACEAKGEPMPKVTWLSPTNKVIPTSSEKYQIYQDGTLLIQKAQRSDSGNYTCLVRNSAGEDRKTVWIHVNVQPPKINGNPNPITTVREIAAGGSRKLIDCKAEGIPTPRVLWAFPEGVVLPAPYYGNRITVHGNGSLDIRSLRKSDSVQLVCMARNEGGEARLIVQLTVLEPMEKPIFHDPISEKITAMAGHTISLNCSAAGTPTPSLVWVLPNGTDLQSGQQLQRFYHKADGMLHISGLSSVDAGAYRCVARNAAGHTERLVSLKVGLKPEANKQYHNLVSIINGETLKLPCTPPGAGQGRFSWTLPNGMHLEGPQTLGRVSLLHNGTLTVREASVFDRGTYVCRMETEYGPSVTSIPVIVIAYPPRITSEPTPVIYTRPGNTVKLNCMAMGIPKADITWELPDKSHLKAGVQARLYGNRFLHPQGSLTIQHATQRDAGFYKCMAKNILGSDSKTTYIHVF; encoded by the exons ATGCTCCCGGCGCACCGCTCCCGTGTGCGGCGGCTTCCCAAGGACAG GTATCCGAGAATCAGGCACCCCGACAAGATGCCCAAGCGCGCGCACTGGGGGGCCCTCTCCGTGGTGCTGATCCTGCTTTGGGGCCATCCGCGAGTGGCGCTGGCCTGCCCGCATCCTTGTGCCTGCTACGTCCCCAGCGAGGTCCACTGCACGTTCCGATCCCTGGCTTCCGTGCCCGCTGGCATTGCTAAACACGTGGAAAGAATCAATTTGGG GTTTAATAGCATACAGGCCCTGTCAGAAACCTCATTTGCAGGACTGACCAAGTTGGAGCTACTTATGATTCACGGCAATGAGATCCCAAGCATCCCCGATGGAGCTTTAAGAGACCTCAGCTCTCTTCAG GTTTTCAAGTTCAGCTACAACAAGCTGAGAGTGATCACAGGACAGACCCTCCAGGGTCTCTCTAACTTAATGAGGCTGCACATTGACCACAACAAGATCGAGTTTATCCACCCTCAAGCTTTCAACGGCTTAACGTCTCTGAGGCTACTCCATTTGGAAGGAAATCTCCTCCACCAGCTGCACCCCAGCACCTTCTCCACGTTCACATTTTTGGATTATTTCAGACTCTCCACCATAAGGCACCTCTACTTAGCAGAGAACATGGTTAGAACTCTTCCTGCCAGCATGCTTCGGAACATGCCGCTTCTGGAGAATCTTTACTTGCAGGGAAATCCGTGGACCTGCGATTGTGAGATGAGATGGTTTTTGGAATGGGATGCAAAATCCAGAG gAATTCTGAAGTGTAAAAAGGACAAAGCTTATGAAGGCGGTCAGTTGTGTGCAATGTGCTTCAGTCCAAAGAAATTGTACAAACATGAGATACACAAGCTGAAGGACATGACTTGTCTGAAGCCTTCAATAGAGTCCCCTCTGAGACAGAACAGGAGCAGGAGTATTGAGGAGGAGCAAGAACAGGAAGAGGATGGTGACAGCCAGCTCATCCTGGAGAAGTTCCAACTGCCCCAGTGGAGCATCTCTTTGAATATGACCGACGAGCACGGGAACATGGTGAACTTGGTCTGTGACATCAAGAAACCAATGGATGTGTACAAAATTCACTTGAACCAAACAGATCCTCCAGATATTGACATAAATGCAACAGTTGCCTTGGACTTTGAGTGTCCAATGACCCGGGAAAACTATGAAAAGCTATGGAAATTGATAGCATATTACAGTGAAGTTCCCGTGAAGCTACACAGAGAGCTCATGCTCAGCAAAGACCCCAGAGTCAGCTACCAGTACAGGCAGGATGCTGATGAGGAAGCTCTTTACTACACAGGTGTGAGAGCCCAGATTCTTGCAGAACCAGAATGGGTCATGCAGCCATCCATAGATATCCAGCTGAACCGACGTCAGAGTACGGCCAAGAAGGTGCTACTTTCCTACTACACCCAGTATTCTCAAACAATATCCACCAAAGATACAAGGCAGGCTCGGGGCAGAAGCTGGGTAATGATTGAGCCTAGTGGAGCTGTGCAAAGAGATCAGACTGTCCTGGAAGGGGGTCCATGCCAGTTGAGCTGCAACGTGAAAGCTTCTGAGAGTCCATCTATCTTCTGGGTGCTTCCAGATGGCTCCATCCTGAAAGCGCCCATGGATGACCCAGACAGCAAGTTCTCCATTCTCAGCAGTGGCTGGCTGAGGATCAAGTCCATGGAGCCATCTGACTCAGGCTTGTACCAGTGCATTGCTCAAGTGAGGGATGAAATGGACCGCATGGTATATAGGGTACTTGTGCAGTCTCCCTCCACTCAGCCAGCCGAGAAAGACACAGTGACAATTGGCAAGAACCCAGGGGAGTCGGTGACATTGCCTTGCAATGCTTTAGCAATACCCGAAGCCCACCTTAGCTGGATTCTTCCAAACAGAAGGATAATTAATGATTTGGCTAACACATCACATGTATACATGTTGCCAAACGGAACTCTTTCCATCCCAAAGGTCCAAGTCAGTGATAGTGGTTACTACAGATGTGTGGCTGTCAACCAGCAAGGGGCAGACCATTTTACGGTGGGAATCACAGTGACCAAGAAAGGGTCTGGCTTGCCATCCAAAAGAGGCAGACACCCAGGTGCAAAGGCTCTTTCCAGAGTCAGAGAAGACATCGTGGAGGATGAAGGGGGCTCGGGCATGGGAGATGAAGAGAACACTTCAAGGAGACTTCTGCATCCAAAGGACCAAGAGGTGTTCCTCAAAACAAAGGATGATGCCATCAATGGAGATAAGAAAGccaagaaagggagaagaaagctgaaactctggaAGCATTCGGAAAAAGAACCAGAGACCAATGTTGCAGAAGGTCGCAGAGTGTTTGAATCTAGACGAAGGATAAACATGGCAAACAAACAGATTAATCCGGAGCGCTGGGCTGATATTTTAGCCAAAGTCCGTGGGAAAAATCTCCCTAAGGGCACAGAATTACCCCCGTTGATTAAAACCACAAGTCCTCCATCCTTGAGTCTAGAAGTCACACCACCTTTTCCTGCTGTTTCTCCCCCCTCAGCATCTCCTGTGCAGACAGTAACCAGTGCTGAAGAATCCTCAGCAGATGTACCTCTACTTGGTGAAGAAGAGCACGTTTTGGGTACCATTTCCTCAGCCAGCATGGGGCTAGAACACAACCACAATGGAGTTATTCTTGTTGAACCTGAAGTAACAAGCACACCTCTGGAGGAAGTTGTTGATGACCTTTCTGAGAAGACTGAGGAGATAACTTCCACTGAAGGAGACCTGAAGGGGACAGCAGCCCCTACACTTATATCTGAGCCTTATGAACCATCTCCTACTCTGCACACATTAGACACAGTCTATGAAAAGCCCACCCATGAAGAGACGGCAACAGAGGGTTGGTCTGCAGCAGATGTTGGATCCTCACCAGAGCCCACATCCAGTGAGTATGAGCCTCCGTTGGATGCTGTCTCCTTGGCTGAGTCTGAGCCCATGCAATACTTTGACCCAGATTTGGAGACTAAGTCACAACCAGATGAGGATAAGATGAAAGAAGACATCTTTTCACACCTTACTCCAACCCCCACCATCTGGGTTAATGACTCCGGTACATCACAGTTATTTGAGGATTCTACTATAGGGGAACCAGGTGTCCCAGGCCAATCACATCTACAAGGACTGACAGACAACATCTACCTTGTGAAAAGTAGTCTAAGCACTCAAGACACCTTACTGATTAAAAAGGGTATGAAAGAGATGTCTCAGACACTACAGGGAGGAAATATGCTAGAGGGAGACCCCACACACTCCAGAAGTTCTGAGAGTGAGGGCCAAGAGAGCAAATCCATCACTTTGCCTGACTCCACACTGGGTATAATGAGCAGTATGTCTCCAGTTAAGAAGCCTGCGGAAACCACAGTTGGTACCCTTCTAGACAAAGACaccacaacagcaacaacaacaccAAGGCAAAAAGTTGCTCCGTCATCCACCATGAGCACTCACCCTTCTCGAAGGAGACCCAACGGGAGAAGGAGATTACGCCCCAACAAATTCCGCCACCGGCACAAGCAAACCCCACCCACAACTTTTGCCCCATCAGAGACTTTTTCTACTCAACCAACTCAAGCACCTGACATTAAGATTTCAAGTCAAGTGGAGAGTTCTCTGGTTCCTACAGCTTGGGTGGATAACACAGTTAATACCCCCAAACAGTTGGAAATGGAGAAGAATGCAGAACCCACATCCAAGGGAACACCACGGAGAAAACACGGGAAGAGGCCAAACAAACATCGATATACCCCTTCTACAGTGAGCTCAAGAGCGTCCGGATCCAAGCCCAGCCCTTCTCcagaaaataaacatagaaacattgTTACTCCCAGTTCAGAAACTATACTTTTGCCTAGAACTGTTTCTCTGAAAACTGAGGGCCCTTATGATTCCTTAGATTACATGACAACCaccagaaaaatatattcatcttACCCTAAAGTCCAAGAGACACTTCCAGTCACATATAAACCCACATCAGACGGAAAAGAAATTAAGGATGATGTTGCCACAAATGTTGACAAACATAAAAGTGACATTTTAGTCACTAGTGAATCAATTACTAATGTCATACCAACTTCTTGCTCCTTGGTCTCCACTATGGGAGAATTTAAGGAAGAATCCTCTCCTGTAGGCTTTCCAGGAACTCCAACCTGGAATCCCTCAAGGACGGCCCAGCCTGGGAGGCTACAGACAGACATACCTGTTACCACTTCTGGGGAAAATCTTACAGACCCTCCCCTTCTTAAAGAGCTTGAGGATGTGGATTTCACTTCCGAGTTTTTGTCCTCTGTGACAGTCTCCACACCATTTCACCAGGAAGAAGCTGGTTCTTCCACAACTCTCTCAAGCATAAAAGTGGAGGTGGCTTCAAGTCAGGCAGAAACCACCACCCTTGATCAAGATCATCTTGAAACCACTGTGGCTATTCTCCTTTCTGAAACTAGACCACAGAATCACACCCCTACTGCTGCCCGGATGAAGGAGCCAGCATCCTCGTCCCCATCCACAATTCTCATGTCTCTGGGACAAACCACCACCACTAAGCCAGCACTTCCCAGTCCAAGAATATCTCAAGCATCTAGAGATTCCAAGGAAAATGTTTTCTTGAATTATGTGGGGAATCCAGAAACAGAAGCAAACCCAGTGAACAATGAAGGAACACAGCATATGTCAGGGCCAAATGAATTATCAACACCCTCTTCCGACCAGGATGCATTTAACTTGTCTACAAAGCTGGAATTGGAAAAGCAAGTATTTGGTAGTAGGAGTCTACCACGTGGCCCAGATAGCCAACGCCAGGATGGAAGAGTTCATGCTTCTCATCAACTAACCAGAGTCCCTGCCAAACCCATCCTACCAACAGCAACAGTGAAGCTGCCTGAAATGTCCACACAAAGCGCTTCCAGATACTTTGTAACTTCCCAGTCACCTCGTCACTGGACCAACAAACCAGAAATAACTACATATCCTTCTGGGGTTTTGCCAGAGAACAAACAGTTTACAACTCCAAGATTATCAAGTACGACAACTCCTCTCCCATTGCACATGTCCAAACCCAGCATTCCTAGTAAGTTTACTGACCGAAGAACTGACCAATTCAATGGCTACTCCAAAGTGTTTGGAAATAACAACATCCCTGAGGCAAGAAACCCAGTTGGAAAGCCTCCCAGTCCAAGAATTCCTCATTATTCCAATGGAAGACTCCCTTTCTTTACCAACAAGACTCTTTCTTTTCCACAGTTGGGAGTCACCCGGAGACCCCAGATACCTACTTCTCCTGCCCCagtaatgagagagagaaaagttaaTCCAGGTTCCTACAACAGGATACATTCCCATAGCACCTTCCATCTGGACTTTGGCCCTCCGGCACCTCCGTTGTTGCACACTCCGCAGACCACGAGATCACCCTCAACTAACTTACAGAATATCCCTATGGTCTCTTCCACCCAGAGTTCTGTCTCCTTTATAACATCTTCTGTCCagtcctcaggaagcttccaccaGAGCAGCTCAAAATTCTTTGCAGGAGGACCTCCTGCATCCAAATTCTTGTCTCTTGGGGAAAAGCCCCAAATCCTCACCAAGTCCCCACAGACTGTGTCCGTCACCGCTGAGACAGACACTGTGTTTCCCTGTGAGGCAACAGGAAAACCAAAGCCTTTCGTTACTTGGACAAAGGTTTCCACAG GAGCTCTTATGACTCCAAACACCAGGATACAACGGTTTGAGGTTCTCAAGAACGGTACCTTAGTGATACGGAAGGTTCAAGTGCAAGATCGAGGCCAGTATATGTGCACCGCCAGCAACCTGCACGGCCTCGACAGGATGGTGGTCTTGCTTTCGGTCACCGTGCAGCAACCTCAAATCCTAGCCTCCCACTACCAGGACGTCACCGTCTACCTGGGAGACACCATTGCAATGGAGTGTCTGGCCAAAGGGACCCCAGCCCCCCAAATTTCCTGGATCTTCCCTGACAGGAGGGTGTGGCAAACTGTGTCCCCCGTGGAGGGCCGCATCACCCTGCACGAAAACCGGACCCTTTCCATCAAGGAGGCGTCCTTCTCAGACAGAGGCATCTATAAGTGCGTGGCCAGCAATGCAGCCGGGGCGGACAGCCTGGCCATCCGCCTGCACGTGGCGGCACTGCCCCCCGTTATCCACCAGGAGAAGCTGGAGAACATCTCGCTGCCCCCGGGGCTCAGCATTCACATTCACTGCACTGCCAAGGCTGCGCCCCTGCCCAGCGTGCGCTGGGTGCTCGGGGACGGTACCCAGATCCGCCCCTCGCAGTTCCTCCACGGGAACTTGTTTGTTTTCCCCAACGGGACGCTCTACATCCGCAACCTCGCGCCCAAGGACAGCGGGCGCTATGAGTGCGTGGCCGCCAACCTGGTAGGCTCCGCGCGCAGGACGGTGCAGCTGAACGTGCAGCGTACAGCAGCCAACGCGCGCATCACGGGCACCTCCCCGCGGAGGACGGACGTCAGGTACGGAGGGACCCTCAAGCTGGACTGCAGCGCCTCGGGGGACCCCTGGCCGCGCATCCTCTGGAGGCTGCCGTCCAAGAGGATGATCGATGCGCTCTTCAG ttttgatAGCAGAATCAAGGTGTTTGCCAATGGGACCCTGGTGGTGAAATCAGTGACGGACAAAGATGCTGGAGATTACCTGTGCGTAGCTCGAAATAAGGTTGGTGATGACTACGTGGTGCTCAAGGTGGATGTGGTGATGAAACCGGCCAAGATTGAACACAAGGAGGAGAACGACCACAAAGTCTTCTACGGGGGTGACCTGAAAGTGGACTGTGTGGCCACCGGGCTTCCCAATCCCGAGATCTCCTGGAGCCTCCCAGACGGGAGTCTGGTGAACTCCTTCATGCAGTCGGATGACAGCGGTGGACGCACCAAGCGCTATGTCGTCTTCAACAATGGGACACTCTACTTTAACGAAGTGGGGATGAGGGAGGAAGGAGACTACACCTGCTTTGCTGAAAATCAGGTCGGGAAGGACGAGATGAGAGTCAGAGTCAAGGTGGTGACAGCGCCCGCCACCATCCGGAACAAGACTTACTTGGCGGTTCAGGTGCCCTATGGAGACGTGGTCACTGTAGCCTGTGAGGCCAAAGGAGAACCCATGCCCAAGGTGACTTGGTTGTCCCCAACCAACAAGGTGATCCCCACCTCCTCTGAGAAGTATCAGATATACCAAGATGGCACTCTCCTTATTCAGAAAGCCCAGCGTTCTGACAGCGGCAACTACACCTGCTTGGTCAGGAACAGCGCGGGAGAGGATAGGAAGACGGTGTGGATTCACGTCAACGTCCAGCCACCCAAGATCAACGGTAACCCCAACCCCATCACCACTGTGCGGGAGATAGCAGCCGGGGGCAGTCGGAAACTGATTGActgcaaagctgaaggcatcCCCACCCCGAGGGTGTTATGGGCTTTTCCCGAGGGTGTGGTTCTGCCAGCTCCATACTATGGAAACCGGATCACTGTCCATGGCAACGGTTCCCtggacatcaggagtttgaggaaGAGTGACTCCGTCCAGCTGGTATGCATGGCACGCAACGAGGGAGGGGAGGCGAGGTTGATCGTGCAGCTCACTGTCCTGGAGcccatggagaaacccatcttcCACGACCCGATCAGCGAGAAGATCACAGCCATGGCGGGCCACACCATCAGCCTCAACTGCTCTGCCGCGGGGACCCCGACACCCAGCCTGGTGTGGGTCCTTCCCAATGGCACCGATCTGCAGAGTGGACAGCAGCTGCAGCGCTTCTACCACAAGGCTGACGGCATGCTACACATTAGCGGTCTCTCCTCGGTGGACGCTGGGGCCTACCGCTGCGTGGCCCGCAATGCCGCTGGCCACACGGAGAGGCTGGTCTCCCTGAAGGTGGGACTGAAGCCAGAAGCAAACAAGCAGTATCATAACCTGGTCAGCATCATCAATGGTGAGACCCTGAAGCTCCCCTGCACCCCTCCCGGGGCTGGGCAGGGACGTTTCTCCTGGACGCTCCCCAATGGCATGCATCTGGAGGGCCCCCAAACCCTGGGACGCGTTTCTCTTCTGCACAATGGCACCCTCACGGTTCGTGAGGCCTCGGTGTTTGACAGGGGTACCTATGTATGCAGGATGGAGACGGAGTACGGCCCTTCGGTCACCAGCATCCCCGTGATTGTGATCGCCTATCCTCCCCGGATCACCAGCGAGCCCACCCCGGTCATCTACACCCGGCCCGGGAACACCGTGAAACTGAACTGCATGGCTATGGGGATTCCCAAAGCTGACATCACGTGGGAGTTACCGGATAAGTCGCATCTGAAGGCAGGGGTTCAGGCTCGTCTGTATGGAAACAGATTTCTTCACCCCCAGGGATCACTGACCATCCAGCATGCCACACAGAGAGATGCCGGCTTCTACAAGTGCATGGCAAAAAACATTCTCGGCAGTGACTCCAAAACAACTTACATCCACGTCTTCTGA